A genomic window from Winogradskyella sp. J14-2 includes:
- a CDS encoding DUF1737 domain-containing protein has protein sequence MEYKVLCYIEVSGLVEAVNSDIKKGWLPQGGVSYARTDGISNYHMQAMIKT, from the coding sequence ATGGAATATAAAGTATTATGTTATATAGAAGTATCTGGGTTGGTGGAGGCTGTCAATTCTGATATTAAAAAGGGTTGGCTACCTCAAGGAGGTGTGTCTTATGCCAGAACAGACGGTATTAGCAATTACCATATGCAAGCCATGATAAAGACATAA
- a CDS encoding P-loop NTPase fold protein, with translation MVVVFIWTVYTLYKLIAYNYKPSFSQKLTVATAIFLIVYFQQNRENLPWDYLKDSFFNIEYIQYVFISLSVVVYFFLVINFFQKLEYLFPTSRFNFNKGDNTYLSDDPVLDEKKDLLSYGPKIKSLTNILLNENFEKSIAIGLVGPWGNGKSSVIEMSQKQLKTIESYHDRVVIHFLPYLNHKEEDIINEFFIALSNQISKFNGKLSSQILDYAKKLTDVYKGGNAFNLFEKHVTTIDQSSAKELYDNINKRLKEIDKKIIVFVDDLDRLSGKEIIQILKLIRNTADFRNTIFVVAMDKDYVVKRLKAENNISSTRFIDKFFQLEIYLPEIDKNILRKFVYEKLNQSVLNSTSDFKSKLERGINHKDNLFEDYIKNLRDAKRLVNQIIFDYNFLREEINFKDFMNFTYFKLKFPKFMELLNHNRLDFLKLENGQYKLKEKPPKNDEKSEKKYVPTLDNIVLLGNTEYNDYSFLDKYAVSELLSQEEDCLKKLLGIDCDDALLLSKTLAYLFGDQNKKETFNSIKEAQNFKMLMQQRVFENVLTEREFNLVIHEGDIEKRHEILENLHTQNKFLQLLDRLDYYNTDKHLILSQITLVLFRLYEKRTDYNITDQQLLNRIAVYVERLIQDNDKVNQEQVNWMKADIFEGNLLSTENKLNILGELWEAKEDNNLWHLTEEYISKKTLELFKKYLSKHHNQLWSVTDFSFYKYYHLLKHIDGLKEALNKEIRTFWSKNNIELLCAQSTDTPAFSLSSFQISNTVSEIFGSIRKYHEFVKNHSKNPSRATKEFLELYELHAITGYVVPIVYNFKNSRLMLDKIKNKVEIPGRGSYDEDANITQLVFKTNSKELIEELIEIRKRQNANDNLLLSTTYKVNISTENFPSMRFASFSSGEFHYLFINHDKKFRLNFAIEILKALEAIASNMFTINNKNFRPWRRKIVDKELIKLTDEVTLQLISLQSAQSTQL, from the coding sequence ATGGTTGTAGTTTTCATTTGGACAGTTTATACACTGTATAAATTAATTGCTTATAATTACAAACCATCATTTTCTCAAAAGTTAACTGTTGCAACTGCCATATTCCTAATAGTTTATTTTCAACAGAATAGAGAGAATTTACCTTGGGATTATTTGAAAGACTCTTTTTTTAATATAGAATACATTCAATATGTATTCATATCGCTATCAGTAGTAGTATATTTTTTTCTGGTAATCAATTTTTTTCAAAAACTGGAGTACCTATTTCCAACCAGTCGATTTAATTTCAATAAAGGTGATAATACATATCTAAGTGATGATCCTGTTCTTGATGAAAAAAAGGATTTATTGAGTTATGGTCCAAAAATTAAGAGCTTAACAAATATCTTATTAAACGAGAATTTTGAAAAGTCAATTGCAATAGGATTAGTTGGACCATGGGGAAATGGTAAATCCAGTGTTATTGAAATGTCGCAAAAGCAATTGAAAACTATTGAGTCATATCATGATAGAGTAGTCATACATTTTCTGCCTTACTTAAACCATAAGGAAGAAGATATAATCAATGAATTTTTCATTGCATTGAGTAATCAGATATCGAAATTTAATGGTAAACTATCTAGTCAAATACTTGATTATGCCAAAAAGTTAACAGATGTTTACAAAGGCGGTAATGCATTTAATTTGTTCGAAAAACATGTCACAACCATTGATCAATCATCTGCAAAAGAGCTTTATGATAACATCAATAAACGGTTAAAAGAAATTGATAAAAAGATAATTGTCTTTGTAGATGATTTGGATAGATTAAGTGGAAAGGAAATTATACAAATTTTAAAACTGATAAGAAATACTGCAGATTTTCGAAATACTATTTTTGTTGTAGCTATGGATAAGGATTATGTCGTTAAGCGATTAAAGGCAGAGAACAATATTTCTAGCACGCGTTTTATAGATAAGTTTTTTCAGTTAGAGATTTATTTACCAGAAATAGATAAGAACATTCTTAGAAAGTTTGTTTATGAAAAATTAAATCAATCCGTTTTAAACTCAACATCCGATTTTAAATCGAAGCTAGAAAGAGGTATTAATCATAAGGACAATTTATTTGAAGATTATATCAAGAATTTACGAGACGCAAAACGTCTGGTTAACCAAATAATTTTTGATTATAACTTTTTAAGAGAAGAAATAAACTTCAAGGATTTTATGAACTTTACATATTTTAAGTTAAAGTTTCCAAAGTTTATGGAACTATTAAATCACAATCGATTAGACTTCTTGAAATTAGAAAACGGACAATACAAATTAAAAGAAAAACCACCTAAAAATGATGAGAAGAGTGAAAAAAAATATGTACCCACTTTAGATAACATTGTTCTACTTGGTAATACGGAGTATAATGATTATAGCTTTCTTGACAAGTATGCCGTTTCAGAGTTATTATCCCAAGAAGAGGATTGCCTTAAAAAACTTTTGGGTATAGATTGCGATGATGCTTTATTGCTTTCGAAAACCTTAGCCTATTTATTTGGAGACCAGAATAAAAAAGAAACATTTAACTCGATTAAAGAGGCTCAGAACTTCAAAATGTTAATGCAGCAAAGAGTTTTTGAAAATGTACTAACGGAGCGCGAATTCAATTTAGTTATACACGAAGGTGACATAGAAAAGCGACATGAGATATTAGAAAATCTTCACACCCAAAATAAATTTCTTCAGTTATTGGATAGATTGGATTACTACAATACCGACAAACATCTAATTCTTTCTCAGATAACTTTAGTACTATTTAGACTATATGAAAAAAGAACAGATTATAATATTACAGACCAACAACTACTCAATAGAATAGCAGTATATGTTGAGCGTCTCATACAAGATAATGACAAAGTAAATCAAGAGCAGGTTAATTGGATGAAGGCAGATATTTTTGAGGGTAATTTACTTTCTACTGAAAATAAGTTAAACATTTTAGGAGAATTATGGGAAGCAAAGGAAGACAATAACTTGTGGCATCTTACCGAGGAGTATATATCTAAAAAGACGCTAGAATTATTTAAAAAGTATTTATCCAAGCACCATAATCAACTTTGGTCGGTAACTGATTTTTCATTTTATAAGTATTATCACCTTTTAAAGCATATAGATGGTTTAAAAGAGGCTCTGAATAAAGAAATTAGAACGTTTTGGTCTAAAAATAATATTGAATTGTTATGTGCTCAAAGTACAGATACACCGGCTTTTTCGTTATCATCATTTCAAATATCTAATACGGTATCTGAAATTTTTGGCAGTATCCGTAAATATCATGAGTTTGTAAAAAATCATTCAAAAAATCCTTCTAGAGCAACCAAAGAATTTTTAGAGTTATACGAATTACATGCTATAACAGGTTATGTTGTACCAATAGTGTACAATTTCAAGAATTCTAGATTAATGCTAGATAAAATTAAAAATAAAGTAGAAATACCTGGAAGAGGCAGTTATGATGAAGATGCCAACATTACACAATTGGTATTTAAAACTAATAGCAAAGAATTGATAGAAGAGCTAATTGAAATAAGGAAAAGACAAAACGCTAATGACAACTTGCTATTGAGCACAACGTACAAGGTGAATATTTCTACTGAAAATTTCCCATCAATGCGTTTTGCTTCTTTTAGCTCAGGCGAATTTCATTATTTATTCATTAATCACGACAAAAAATTTAGATTAAATTTTGCCATTGAAATTTTAAAAGCCCTTGAGGCTATTGCGAGTAATATGTTTACTATTAATAATAAAAATTTTAGACCATGGAGAAGAAAAATAGTAGATAAAGAATTAATTAAACTAACTGATGAAGTGACTTTACAGCTCATTTCATTGCAAAGTGCACAATCAACACAATTGTAA
- a CDS encoding phospholipase D family protein — translation MSTFLTGEALESKLTDIIWEAKKYVVIVSPFIKLDEHTKAILDKIKHTPKIALYIVFGKNEESKYNSFKEEDFNYFKEFKNIVILYNKNLHAKHYANESEGLITSLNLYGYSMVNNIEYGVYFAKTPLNPIDRLYEETYNYTHQLVHKLSDVVFLKKPQFSKALFGLKKDNMGSRVIFDVTSNFFNYSNNYEKKCFDDFDIETETIIQKKFDTKPTRNLDSNTSKTIKRNKKLTNENLGYCIRTGERIPYNPEQPMSLEAWKVWNQYKDYDFPENYCHKTGKKSNGRTSMANPILTYQTKWTNDPW, via the coding sequence ATGAGTACATTTTTAACAGGAGAAGCCTTAGAAAGCAAACTAACTGATATCATTTGGGAGGCTAAAAAATATGTAGTTATAGTATCACCTTTTATAAAGTTAGATGAACATACAAAAGCGATTTTAGACAAGATAAAGCATACACCAAAAATTGCACTATATATTGTTTTTGGAAAAAACGAAGAATCAAAATATAATAGCTTTAAAGAAGAAGACTTTAATTATTTTAAAGAATTTAAGAATATAGTAATCCTTTACAATAAAAACCTACATGCCAAACATTATGCTAATGAGAGTGAAGGTTTAATAACATCTTTAAATCTGTATGGTTATTCTATGGTAAACAATATAGAATATGGCGTGTACTTTGCAAAAACACCACTTAATCCTATAGATAGGCTATATGAAGAAACTTATAATTATACGCATCAGTTAGTCCATAAGCTAAGCGATGTTGTATTCTTAAAAAAACCACAATTTTCTAAAGCACTATTTGGCTTAAAAAAGGATAACATGGGCTCTAGAGTGATTTTTGATGTAACATCAAATTTTTTTAACTACTCTAATAACTATGAGAAAAAGTGTTTTGATGATTTTGATATTGAAACAGAAACTATAATACAGAAGAAGTTTGATACAAAACCAACAAGAAATCTAGATTCTAATACTTCTAAAACGATTAAAAGAAATAAAAAACTTACAAATGAAAATTTGGGCTACTGTATAAGAACAGGCGAGAGAATACCATACAACCCAGAACAACCAATGAGTTTAGAAGCTTGGAAGGTATGGAACCAATATAAAGACTATGATTTTCCAGAGAACTACTGTCATAAGACTGGTAAAAAATCAAATGGTCGTACTAGCATGGCAAACCCTATATTAACGTATCAAACTAAATGGACTAACGACCCTTGGTAA
- a CDS encoding restriction endonuclease subunit S: protein MPNNWKTYKLEELTTKLGDGLHGTPKYSPDGEYYFINGNNLTDGKIEIKQNTKRVNRDQFIKYQKPLNDRTIFVSINGTLGNVATYNSEKVVLGKSACYFNVKEDVHKEFIKHYVSTSDFRRFLENNATGSVIKNVSLKSMREHELNLPPLPEQKAIANILSAIDDKIENNLAINKTLEDMAMALYKHWFVDFEFPVSQENRNPELVSGSQPIGYKSAGGEFTDSELGPIPKGWEVRKVKDLGEVVTGNTPSKKYPEHYGNEVPFVTPTDFKNYGKHILNANRGLSNSGIEKYTKKIIPKNSVVVTCIGSDMGKVALCKTNCLTNQQINSLKTNHFLYMYCFFVYNYSMLKMLAGAGTTMPIINKSRFEEIEVIMPTSTVLNSFEKNMSYLDEQIFNNTKENQSLTQLRDTLLPKLISGEVRLKEFKEQVESVIASEEGTTQSYEV, encoded by the coding sequence ATGCCAAACAACTGGAAAACATATAAACTTGAAGAACTCACAACTAAGTTGGGTGATGGCTTACATGGCACACCGAAATATTCGCCTGATGGAGAATATTATTTTATAAATGGGAATAATTTAACTGATGGTAAAATTGAGATTAAACAAAATACTAAACGAGTAAATAGAGACCAATTTATAAAATATCAAAAGCCTTTAAATGATAGAACAATTTTTGTTTCTATTAATGGGACGTTGGGTAATGTAGCAACATACAATAGTGAAAAAGTCGTCCTTGGTAAAAGCGCTTGTTATTTCAATGTAAAGGAAGATGTCCATAAAGAATTTATTAAACACTATGTTTCAACGTCAGATTTTAGAAGGTTTTTAGAAAACAACGCGACAGGTTCTGTAATAAAAAATGTATCTCTTAAATCCATGAGAGAACATGAACTCAACCTACCACCACTACCAGAACAAAAAGCCATAGCCAACATCCTCTCAGCCATAGACGACAAAATAGAAAACAACCTAGCCATCAACAAAACCTTAGAAGACATGGCCATGGCGCTCTACAAACATTGGTTTGTAGATTTCGAATTTCCTGTATCACAGGAAAATCGAAACCCTGAACTCGTTTCTGGGTCTCAACCAATAGGCTACAAATCCGCTGGTGGCGAATTCACCGACAGCGAACTAGGACCAATTCCTAAAGGTTGGGAAGTGAGAAAAGTTAAGGATTTAGGTGAGGTTGTTACTGGTAATACACCATCAAAGAAATATCCAGAACATTATGGTAATGAAGTACCGTTTGTCACACCGACCGATTTCAAAAACTATGGAAAGCACATTCTTAATGCCAATCGTGGTTTGTCAAACTCTGGGATTGAAAAGTACACTAAAAAAATAATTCCAAAAAATTCAGTAGTGGTCACTTGTATTGGTTCAGATATGGGGAAAGTTGCACTTTGCAAAACAAATTGTTTGACTAACCAACAAATTAATTCTTTAAAGACAAACCACTTTCTGTATATGTATTGTTTTTTTGTTTACAATTATTCAATGCTAAAAATGCTAGCAGGTGCAGGTACTACAATGCCAATAATTAATAAGTCACGTTTTGAAGAAATTGAAGTTATTATGCCGACAAGTACAGTATTGAACTCATTTGAAAAAAACATGAGCTATTTAGACGAACAAATATTTAATAACACAAAAGAAAACCAATCCTTAACTCAACTTCGCGACACACTATTACCAAAGCTTATTAGTGGTGAGGTGCGTTTAAAGGAATTTAAAGAACAAGTAGAATCCGTCATTGCGAGTGAGGAAGGAACGACGCAATCTTATGAAGTATAG
- a CDS encoding type I restriction endonuclease subunit R, whose protein sequence is MTTEATIEQATIDWLEDLGYTHKDGTAIAHHPKDVVLKDVLLAFIQKTYPQLSPELQTLAVGEFTNNVGADLEHRNRSFHLKCTKGIDLDYEDAQGNEKAVHIYPIDFEHPENNSFWAVNQFTITGKNKRRPDIIIYINGLPLIVFELKNWYDQNTNLKEAHNQIEHYIKDIPQLFEYNALTIISDGNEAQHGMFSSGMEWFAPWKSINGKETVQEDDFQMHTLLFGLFPKERLLNYIKNFIFHEDHNGSLIKKGAKYHQFFGVNFAVEAAKQSVRPFGDGRIGVIWHTQGSGKSISMAIYTGILRSLPELKNPTIVVQVDRSDLDMQLYENFVLAKDLVGEVQHAESTNDLRQLLSAGAGGVIFTTIEKFRLKQTTDDALGELEHPVLSERENIIVMADEAHRTQYGLLDGFASNLRKALPKASFIGFTGTPVDSKDADTEEVFGNVIHTYDIKQAVEDKATVNIYYEPRLAKLHLWNEDIDKDADNILWEQEDTGNLKWAAIEDAAGSEDRVNKIAKDILQHFTKRIATLDGKAMVVCMSRRNCVKMYNALTALEDCPEVAVVMTGNISKDPIEWNEHIRTKDATEALKKRFRNLDDPLKIVIVRDMWLTGFDAPCVHTMYVDKIMKGHNLMQAITRTNRVFKDKENGVIVDYIGIGDNLKTATDKYTGGGGKGRPTIDMEQALELFFNQVEVCKAMLPETVDYSNWKALREADKVLLVKNAVNHLVKDEDEAKGFMKEEKKLSGLLSIVKSQPAIQEFAVEVIFAQHVSKAVRNATTVTSPRGGEKDMIRELISQSIESENIVDVFAMAGIEKPDISILDETFLLGAKKEKDGNALKIEIIKNILKNEIKLRLHKNIKKYTSLKEELEKVIDKYHNNALDSYATIVELVERAQELQKDDKRTEELGLSEEELAFYDILAAKQDIIKEKGPMQDIVHGVVKAVKSNLQLDWTKKENAKAAIRLAVKKELRGKVSIAKLNDILAEIMEQAEGQFSDWSA, encoded by the coding sequence ATGACAACAGAAGCCACTATAGAACAAGCCACCATAGACTGGTTAGAAGACCTAGGCTATACGCATAAAGACGGTACAGCTATAGCACACCATCCTAAAGACGTTGTGCTAAAAGATGTGCTTTTGGCATTTATACAAAAAACCTACCCACAATTATCACCAGAGTTACAAACACTTGCCGTTGGTGAGTTTACCAATAATGTGGGTGCAGACCTAGAGCATCGCAACCGTAGCTTTCACCTTAAATGCACCAAAGGCATCGATTTAGATTATGAAGATGCTCAAGGCAATGAAAAAGCGGTACATATCTATCCTATAGATTTTGAGCACCCAGAAAACAATAGCTTTTGGGCAGTCAATCAGTTCACCATTACAGGCAAAAACAAACGCAGACCAGACATTATCATTTACATCAATGGCTTGCCCTTAATTGTATTTGAGCTCAAAAATTGGTACGACCAAAACACCAATCTTAAAGAAGCACACAACCAAATAGAGCATTACATAAAAGACATTCCGCAGTTGTTTGAGTACAACGCACTCACCATTATTAGCGATGGTAACGAAGCTCAACATGGCATGTTTAGTAGTGGTATGGAGTGGTTCGCCCCTTGGAAAAGTATCAATGGCAAAGAGACGGTTCAAGAAGACGATTTCCAAATGCACACCTTGTTGTTTGGTTTGTTTCCTAAAGAACGATTGCTCAACTACATCAAAAACTTCATCTTTCACGAAGACCATAACGGCTCGCTCATAAAAAAAGGCGCCAAATACCATCAGTTTTTTGGAGTTAACTTTGCCGTAGAAGCTGCAAAGCAATCGGTTCGTCCCTTTGGCGATGGTCGTATCGGTGTTATATGGCATACCCAAGGGTCTGGTAAAAGTATTTCAATGGCCATTTATACTGGGATTCTTAGGAGTTTACCAGAATTAAAGAATCCAACCATTGTAGTGCAGGTGGACCGTAGCGATTTAGACATGCAACTCTACGAGAATTTTGTATTGGCTAAAGATTTGGTAGGTGAGGTACAACATGCCGAAAGTACCAACGATTTAAGACAATTGTTATCGGCTGGTGCTGGTGGTGTGATTTTTACCACCATTGAAAAGTTCCGCCTCAAACAAACCACAGACGACGCTTTGGGCGAATTGGAGCATCCTGTCTTATCAGAGCGTGAAAACATTATCGTCATGGCAGACGAAGCCCACAGAACCCAATACGGTTTATTAGATGGCTTTGCGTCTAACCTCAGAAAAGCCTTGCCAAAAGCATCCTTTATTGGCTTTACAGGTACACCTGTAGATAGTAAGGATGCCGATACAGAAGAGGTCTTCGGAAATGTGATACATACCTACGATATCAAACAAGCGGTTGAAGATAAAGCCACCGTAAATATTTATTACGAACCACGTTTAGCAAAACTGCACCTTTGGAATGAGGATATAGACAAGGATGCGGATAATATATTATGGGAACAAGAAGATACAGGCAATCTTAAATGGGCAGCGATTGAAGATGCAGCAGGTAGCGAAGACCGTGTCAATAAAATTGCCAAAGACATTTTACAACATTTTACCAAACGTATAGCAACCTTAGACGGAAAAGCCATGGTCGTTTGTATGAGTCGCCGCAATTGCGTAAAAATGTACAATGCCTTAACGGCTTTAGAGGATTGTCCAGAAGTGGCGGTAGTCATGACAGGTAATATCTCAAAAGACCCAATAGAATGGAACGAGCATATCCGTACCAAAGATGCGACTGAAGCCTTAAAAAAACGCTTTAGAAACCTAGACGACCCTTTAAAAATTGTCATCGTGCGCGATATGTGGCTCACAGGTTTTGATGCTCCTTGTGTACATACCATGTACGTCGATAAGATTATGAAAGGGCATAACCTAATGCAAGCCATTACACGTACCAATCGTGTATTTAAGGACAAAGAAAACGGTGTTATTGTAGATTATATTGGTATTGGCGACAACTTAAAAACAGCAACCGATAAATATACAGGAGGTGGAGGCAAGGGCAGACCAACCATTGATATGGAGCAGGCTTTAGAATTGTTTTTTAATCAGGTTGAGGTCTGTAAGGCCATGTTACCAGAAACAGTAGATTATAGTAATTGGAAGGCTTTGCGTGAAGCAGATAAAGTATTGTTAGTTAAAAATGCGGTAAATCATTTAGTAAAAGATGAGGATGAGGCTAAAGGCTTTATGAAAGAAGAGAAAAAGCTATCAGGCTTGTTATCTATAGTAAAGAGTCAGCCAGCCATTCAGGAGTTTGCAGTAGAGGTCATATTTGCACAACACGTTTCCAAAGCCGTTCGAAATGCAACAACGGTAACGTCACCAAGAGGTGGCGAAAAAGACATGATAAGGGAGTTAATAAGTCAGAGCATCGAATCCGAAAATATTGTAGATGTATTTGCTATGGCAGGTATAGAAAAGCCAGATATTTCCATATTGGATGAGACCTTTTTGCTAGGAGCCAAAAAAGAAAAAGATGGCAACGCTTTAAAAATTGAAATCATCAAGAATATTCTTAAAAATGAAATCAAACTGCGTTTACATAAAAACATCAAAAAATACACATCCCTAAAAGAGGAATTAGAAAAGGTTATTGATAAATACCATAACAACGCCTTAGATAGTTATGCTACCATCGTGGAATTGGTAGAACGCGCACAAGAGCTCCAAAAAGACGATAAACGTACAGAAGAGTTAGGTTTATCAGAAGAAGAACTGGCCTTTTACGATATTCTGGCAGCAAAGCAAGATATCATCAAAGAAAAAGGACCAATGCAAGATATTGTGCACGGTGTAGTTAAGGCTGTAAAATCCAATTTGCAACTCGATTGGACAAAAAAGGAAAATGCCAAAGCGGCTATAAGACTAGCGGTGAAAAAAGAACTAAGAGGCAAAGTATCCATTGCAAAACTAAACGACATCCTAGCCGAAATCATGGAACAGGCCGAAGGGCAGTTTAGTGATTGGAGTGCATAA
- a CDS encoding GIY-YIG nuclease family protein codes for MKPGFVYILTNKNNTTLYTGVTANLVQRLKQHKDKTDKKSFAAKYNLNKLVYYESFQMIGDAIAREKQIKAGSRAKKIKLIESINPNWDDLTETVKRHYADVGRSNFMM; via the coding sequence ATGAAACCAGGATTTGTCTACATACTAACCAATAAAAATAATACGACGCTTTATACTGGTGTCACGGCTAACCTTGTGCAACGTCTTAAACAGCATAAAGATAAAACTGACAAAAAATCGTTTGCCGCTAAATACAATTTAAATAAATTAGTGTATTACGAATCCTTTCAAATGATTGGTGACGCCATAGCAAGAGAAAAGCAAATAAAAGCAGGAAGTAGAGCAAAGAAAATAAAATTAATAGAAAGTATAAATCCTAATTGGGATGATTTAACCGAAACCGTAAAACGTCATTATGCGGACGTAGGACGAAGTAATTTCATGATGTGA
- a CDS encoding type I restriction-modification system subunit M, producing MSKLKTKADINFEQELWKAANELRGAVAENQYKDYVLPLIFLKHLSERYQARKDELIEAFNDESSDYYTQDPDERQYILEDPDEYLSKNTYIIPNEATWQFLQDNAEQDNIKVLVDDAFDMLDDTLAQYRPDLKGILPRIFVKSQLTPKQVAGLINLLANPKLSENENPGSDILGRVYEYYIGKFAIAEGSGAGQFFTPSSIVRLMVEMIEPYQGKIFDNACGSGGMFVQSLKFLQAHGGDKKNISIYGQERYDGTLRLCKMNLALRDLSFDVRLGDSLLQDKFPDLKADYIIVNPPFNVSQWHPEDLPENDPRLFGPKEEFTTDGNANFMWMQTFWSHLSDRGTAAVVMANGAMTSNNKGEKNVRQFMVDNGMVDCIVRLPDKLFLTTGIPACIFILSKNRDGKDGEHRERLNEVLFIDMSKLGRMESRKLRVFDEADLQKATDTYHAWRNSNNTTNVTSSDSRGTRELYREANDTTASQLYENIDGFCYSATIEEIAKQDYKLTPGIYVGTEAVEDDGIPFEDKMETLKAQLQTQFAKGNELQQQILENFKKF from the coding sequence ATGTCAAAATTAAAAACCAAAGCCGACATCAATTTCGAGCAAGAACTGTGGAAAGCAGCCAACGAGTTGCGCGGTGCCGTAGCCGAAAACCAATATAAAGACTACGTCTTACCGCTTATATTTTTAAAACATCTGTCAGAACGGTATCAAGCCCGCAAGGACGAGCTTATAGAAGCATTTAACGATGAGAGTTCCGACTATTACACACAAGACCCAGACGAAAGACAATACATTCTAGAAGACCCAGACGAGTACCTCTCTAAAAACACTTATATCATCCCAAATGAAGCCACATGGCAATTCCTACAGGATAATGCTGAGCAAGATAACATTAAAGTCTTGGTAGATGATGCGTTTGATATGCTAGACGATACCTTAGCACAATACAGACCAGATCTTAAAGGAATCCTACCACGCATCTTTGTTAAAAGCCAACTCACGCCAAAGCAAGTGGCTGGTTTAATCAACTTATTGGCAAATCCTAAGCTTTCCGAAAACGAAAATCCAGGTAGCGATATACTTGGTCGAGTTTACGAATATTACATTGGCAAGTTCGCCATTGCCGAAGGCTCTGGTGCAGGGCAATTCTTTACACCAAGCAGCATCGTGCGCCTTATGGTAGAAATGATTGAACCTTACCAAGGTAAAATATTTGATAATGCCTGCGGCTCTGGTGGCATGTTTGTGCAATCGTTAAAGTTTTTGCAAGCCCATGGAGGAGATAAAAAGAACATTTCCATCTATGGACAAGAGCGCTACGATGGCACTTTACGACTCTGTAAAATGAACCTCGCCCTACGCGACTTATCGTTCGATGTCAGACTAGGCGATTCCTTATTACAAGACAAGTTCCCAGACCTAAAAGCCGATTATATTATCGTAAACCCACCATTCAACGTCAGCCAATGGCACCCAGAAGATTTACCTGAAAACGACCCGCGACTATTTGGGCCCAAAGAAGAATTCACCACAGATGGCAACGCTAACTTTATGTGGATGCAAACCTTTTGGAGTCACTTAAGTGATAGAGGTACAGCAGCCGTCGTTATGGCAAATGGCGCGATGACTTCCAATAACAAAGGCGAAAAAAACGTCCGCCAGTTTATGGTAGATAATGGTATGGTAGATTGTATTGTGCGCCTACCAGACAAACTCTTTTTAACCACAGGCATTCCAGCCTGTATTTTTATTTTAAGTAAAAACAGAGACGGTAAAGATGGCGAACACCGAGAGCGGTTAAACGAAGTCCTGTTTATAGATATGTCTAAACTAGGGCGTATGGAAAGCCGTAAACTACGTGTTTTTGACGAAGCCGACCTACAAAAAGCTACAGACACCTACCATGCTTGGCGCAATAGTAATAACACAACGAACGTCACTTCGAGTGATTCTCGAGGAACGCGTGAATTGTATCGAGAAGCAAATGATACCACAGCGTCCCAATTATACGAAAACATCGATGGCTTCTGCTACAGCGCCACCATAGAAGAAATCGCCAAGCAAGACTACAAACTTACACCAGGCATCTACGTAGGCACCGAAGCGGTTGAAGACGACGGCATCCCATTTGAAGATAAAATGGAAACCTTAAAGGCCCAATTGCAAACCCAGTTTGCTAAAGGTAACGAGCTACAACAACAGATTTTAGAGAATTTTAAGAAGTTTTAA